The proteins below come from a single Oncorhynchus keta strain PuntledgeMale-10-30-2019 chromosome 1, Oket_V2, whole genome shotgun sequence genomic window:
- the LOC118374279 gene encoding uncharacterized protein LOC118374279, with translation MGKKEMYNCLFLSWTCLCFLPGYDSEECVTSVLAKRGSVDVPKGGTLSLSCVVQHCGDDGWTGGWGLSTEGQFLLFRLTPRHHLSKVTLTTNSTRLIMDILNVNQSDHGMYQCQITWVKGSTSVGHMTYVNITAAIPPTSVRKVYSRVAVYVSTCLVITLVLGLAYHIRSKVPSQPPPIPPPKPPPRSQSARKDKPPTPKPKPKIELVYAALSKDCLEQQNPNPQRKAAQLTVYSSPRFS, from the exons ATGGGGAAGAAAGAAATGTAcaactgtctgtttctctcatgGACCTGTCTATGTTTTCTCCCGG GTTATGATTCAGAGGAATGTGTGACTTCTGTCTTGGCAAAGAGAGGTTCTGTTGATGTACCAAAGGGGGGCACTCTTTCCCTATCCTGTGTTGTTCAGCATTGTGGAGATGATGGctggacagggggatgggggctGTCAACAGAGGGACAGTTCCTTCTCTTTCGTCTCACTCCAAGGCATCATCTCTCCAAAGTCACATTGACAACCAATAGTACCCGTCTGATCATGGACATCCTCAACGTCAACCAATCAGATCATGGAATGTACCAATGCCAGATCACCTGGGTTAAGGGATCCACCAGTGTTGGACATATGACATATGTGAACATCACTGCAG CCATACCACCCACATCCGTGAGGAAGGTCTATTCCAGGGTGGCGGTGTATGTAAGTACCTGTTTGGTAATCACCCTGGTTTTGGGTCTGGCTTACCATATACGGTCAAAGGTCCCATCTCAGCCCCCACCAATACCACCGCCCAAGCCCCCACCACGCTCCCAAAGTGCACGCAAGGACAAGCCCC CCACACCCAAGCCTAAACCAAAGATAGAG TTGGTCTATGCAGCTCTTTCAAAGGACTGCCTTGAACAGCAGAATCCTAATCCTCAACGAAAAGCCGCACAGCTCACAGTCTACTCCTCTCCCCGCTTCTCCTGA